A genomic stretch from Hydrogenimonas urashimensis includes:
- a CDS encoding GGDEF domain-containing protein — MTVQEIIKESLREIKSRGLQLTPEVYGDIFCKHAKKANVILEECQKLDKFLKRLSPELQKSVKSRHVSSVDQLIQYLGSEVMRAGSSKSSEIIQAYVLLIKRLLQAVSMLHNRKAAEMAARDGKKIAAYLTKSEIDEIRDHWNRFVMEYDDSFLKKISPYCATETDDLETMVNGLAECLKSYSGGGGDFTIVAQILVAALAPSIASGMNDEIATISAQIRSNPELLTSQAMIEDVRYIIKKRIELDKKAVTTQMSEIDSIIEHINMALVRVIDCGENNYDAICKIQGELGDVNLKSDSFEVIHTKLRSIATSLETETRVLGDEMKKSREEIAELRQKVRILEEALRKERKKSGTDTLTKLPNRRAIDDFIKKQEATFKRYGDNYAVVLFDIDHFKAVNDNYGHDAGDVVLASFGKMLRRYSREVDFVGRWGGEEFLVVLPKTGREGAMRFAEKLRDVVSRSKFMYKGERIPITISGGVADRVSNASMEEMLKRADENLYQAKEGGRNKIAA, encoded by the coding sequence ATGACCGTTCAGGAGATCATCAAAGAGTCGCTGCGGGAGATCAAATCGCGCGGATTGCAACTTACACCGGAAGTTTATGGCGACATTTTCTGCAAACACGCCAAAAAAGCCAATGTCATATTGGAGGAGTGCCAGAAGCTCGATAAATTTCTCAAACGGCTCTCGCCGGAGCTTCAAAAGAGTGTCAAAAGCCGTCATGTCTCAAGTGTCGATCAGCTGATCCAGTATCTCGGATCGGAGGTGATGCGTGCCGGTTCTTCCAAAAGCTCGGAGATCATCCAGGCGTATGTCCTTCTAATCAAGCGGCTGCTGCAGGCCGTTTCGATGCTTCACAACAGGAAAGCCGCGGAGATGGCGGCCCGGGACGGCAAAAAGATCGCGGCCTATCTGACGAAGAGTGAAATCGACGAAATCCGCGACCACTGGAACCGCTTCGTCATGGAGTATGACGACAGCTTCTTGAAAAAGATCTCCCCCTACTGCGCGACCGAAACCGATGATCTCGAGACAATGGTCAACGGATTGGCGGAGTGCCTGAAATCCTACAGCGGAGGCGGAGGCGATTTTACGATCGTCGCGCAGATACTCGTCGCGGCCCTTGCCCCCTCCATCGCCTCGGGCATGAACGACGAGATCGCGACGATCAGTGCCCAGATCCGCTCCAACCCCGAACTTCTCACTTCGCAGGCGATGATCGAGGATGTCCGCTACATCATCAAAAAGCGGATCGAGCTCGACAAGAAAGCGGTGACGACGCAGATGAGCGAAATCGATTCGATCATCGAACATATCAACATGGCGCTGGTGAGAGTGATCGACTGCGGAGAGAACAACTACGACGCCATCTGCAAAATCCAGGGAGAGCTCGGCGACGTCAATCTAAAAAGCGATTCGTTCGAAGTGATCCACACCAAACTACGCTCCATCGCGACGTCGCTCGAGACGGAGACGCGGGTACTGGGCGACGAGATGAAAAAGAGCAGGGAAGAGATCGCCGAACTGCGTCAAAAGGTGCGAATACTTGAAGAGGCGCTGCGGAAAGAGCGGAAAAAATCGGGAACCGATACCCTGACGAAACTGCCGAACCGCCGGGCCATCGACGATTTCATCAAAAAACAGGAGGCGACATTCAAGCGCTACGGGGACAACTACGCCGTCGTCCTTTTCGACATCGACCACTTCAAAGCGGTCAACGACAATTACGGGCACGATGCGGGCGACGTGGTGCTGGCCTCTTTCGGTAAGATGCTGCGCCGCTACAGCCGGGAGGTCGATTTCGTCGGACGGTGGGGTGGCGAGGAGTTTCTCGTGGTCCTGCCCAAGACCGGCCGCGAGGGAGCCATGCGCTTCGCTGAAAAACTGCGAGATGTGGTCTCCAGGAGCAAATTCATGTACAAGGGCGAGCGCATCCCGATCACGATCAGCGGCGGCGTCGCCGACAGGGTCTCCAATGCAAGCATGGAAGAGATGCTCAAACGGGCCGATGAGAATCTCTACCAGGCCAAAGAGGGCGGTCGCAACAAAATCGCAGCCTGA
- the mfd gene encoding transcription-repair coupling factor has product MIEANLYDYFQKRKIPDILLVEDDKEAQSAATVAKLHGITARVLPDFRAAWGEDLRSWQEELFALNDALKRYYAEIGNRKSRTGSGVLLIAPFHTLLYPLPKPELLQTFFVEFGEDIDLKSLKERLYAWGYTFVDVVEAKGEVSMRGDIIDIFSPGSEKPWRISLFDTEVESIRTFEVETQKSDKNEEIERIEIEPALFSLQKAAFEALQKRCEESESDVFVKDVSSLGLWYLEDLAQDLASGRRIVAAKDLSGEVAFAYEHALNALPRERFDVPVVPETTRIKAIEPINVDLLTDNYPDRKLVIVAANEALVRRSPIKEIAKATVVKDEGIVNLLTPDKIIVSLNKPFRKRAVKRPTILLDDLKPGDYVVHENYGVGIFKGIEPHQVLGAVRDFVHIQYQNDDTLLLPVENLDMIDRYIAEGGTLPVLDRLGKGGFGKLKAKVKERLFAIAGEIVSMSAKRMLIKGAVIRTDFPELARFRASAGFEYTPDQVTAVEEIFADLSSGRVMDRLLSGDVGFGKTEVAMNAILAVAKSGYQSVFVVPTTLLSAQHYKSVKARLEPFGVRIDKLDRFTTAKHKRQILEGLEKGELDLVIGTHALLGAKFADLGLVIIDEEHKFGVKQKEALKKMSADVHVLSMSATPIPRSLNMALSKIKGYSELRTPPTERKGVRTFVKSFDETVVKEAVMRELRRGGQIFYVYNSIAGIESKKAEILEILPKLRILILHSKITAAQTEKEMLRFEAGEYDLLLSTSIIESGIHLPKVNTMIVDGADRFGMADLHQLRGRVGRGKVEGYCYFLVENKEALSEQAKRRLIALESNSFLGSGAVLAYHDLEIRGGGNLIGESQSGHIKQIGYALYLKMLEDAIRTLTHEAMPKRQSVEVKLSITAYISDELVPHDRVRLELYRRLSGCSEPHDVIEIESEIEDRFGKPDLPTRQFLDLVTIKVLAAQKGVERISNYNENITIQYNDEKKEYLKARSRDDDDLIATVLESLRKQ; this is encoded by the coding sequence ATGATCGAAGCGAATCTCTACGACTATTTTCAAAAGCGGAAGATCCCCGACATCCTGCTCGTCGAGGATGACAAAGAGGCGCAGAGTGCCGCCACGGTAGCGAAACTCCACGGCATCACCGCGAGGGTGCTTCCCGATTTCAGAGCCGCCTGGGGCGAAGATCTTCGCAGCTGGCAGGAGGAGCTTTTCGCGCTGAACGATGCGCTGAAACGCTACTATGCGGAAATCGGGAATCGGAAATCAAGAACAGGGAGCGGGGTGTTGCTGATCGCGCCGTTTCATACGCTTCTTTATCCTCTGCCCAAACCGGAGCTTCTGCAAACCTTTTTTGTCGAATTCGGCGAAGATATCGATCTAAAGAGTCTCAAGGAGAGACTCTACGCCTGGGGATACACCTTCGTCGACGTCGTTGAGGCGAAGGGGGAGGTTTCCATGCGGGGCGATATCATCGATATCTTCAGCCCGGGCAGTGAAAAGCCGTGGCGTATCAGCCTTTTCGATACGGAGGTCGAGAGCATCCGTACCTTCGAGGTGGAGACCCAGAAATCCGACAAGAACGAGGAGATCGAGAGAATCGAGATCGAACCGGCGCTTTTTTCGCTTCAGAAAGCGGCCTTCGAGGCGCTGCAGAAACGGTGCGAAGAGAGCGAAAGCGATGTCTTCGTCAAGGATGTCTCCTCCCTGGGGCTCTGGTATCTGGAGGATCTGGCACAGGATCTGGCATCGGGCAGAAGAATCGTTGCGGCGAAGGATCTCTCCGGCGAGGTGGCCTTTGCCTACGAACACGCACTCAACGCCCTGCCTAGGGAGCGTTTCGATGTGCCCGTCGTTCCCGAAACGACACGTATCAAGGCGATCGAGCCGATCAATGTCGATCTTCTGACCGACAACTATCCCGATCGCAAACTGGTTATCGTCGCCGCCAACGAAGCGCTGGTGCGTCGAAGCCCCATCAAAGAGATCGCCAAAGCCACCGTCGTCAAAGACGAGGGGATCGTCAATCTGCTGACACCCGACAAAATCATCGTCTCCCTCAACAAACCTTTCAGAAAACGGGCCGTCAAACGGCCCACGATACTGCTGGACGACCTGAAACCGGGCGATTACGTGGTGCACGAAAACTACGGTGTCGGCATCTTCAAGGGGATCGAACCCCACCAGGTGCTTGGCGCCGTGCGGGATTTCGTCCATATCCAGTACCAAAACGACGATACGCTGCTGCTGCCGGTCGAAAACCTCGACATGATCGACCGCTATATCGCCGAGGGGGGCACCCTGCCGGTGCTCGACCGCCTGGGCAAAGGGGGATTCGGCAAGCTCAAGGCGAAAGTCAAGGAGCGCCTCTTTGCCATCGCCGGCGAGATCGTCAGCATGTCGGCGAAACGGATGCTGATCAAAGGGGCGGTGATACGGACCGATTTCCCGGAGCTGGCCCGGTTCAGGGCATCGGCGGGATTCGAGTACACCCCCGACCAGGTGACGGCGGTGGAGGAGATTTTCGCCGACCTCTCCAGCGGGCGGGTGATGGACAGGCTGCTCAGCGGCGACGTGGGATTCGGCAAGACCGAGGTGGCGATGAACGCCATTTTGGCTGTGGCGAAATCGGGGTACCAGAGCGTCTTCGTCGTGCCGACAACCCTCCTGAGCGCCCAGCACTACAAAAGCGTCAAAGCGCGACTGGAGCCTTTTGGGGTGCGCATCGACAAACTCGACCGTTTCACGACAGCCAAGCACAAACGGCAGATTCTCGAAGGTCTCGAAAAAGGCGAACTCGACCTGGTGATCGGCACCCACGCTTTGCTTGGGGCGAAATTCGCCGACCTGGGACTGGTGATTATCGACGAGGAGCACAAATTCGGCGTCAAGCAGAAAGAGGCCCTCAAAAAGATGAGCGCCGATGTGCACGTGCTCTCCATGAGCGCCACACCGATTCCCCGCAGCCTCAACATGGCGCTATCCAAAATCAAGGGATACAGCGAACTGCGCACCCCGCCGACGGAGCGCAAAGGGGTGCGCACCTTCGTCAAGAGTTTCGACGAAACGGTGGTGAAGGAGGCGGTGATGCGCGAGCTGCGCCGGGGCGGGCAGATCTTCTATGTTTACAACTCCATCGCCGGCATCGAGAGCAAGAAGGCGGAAATTCTGGAGATTCTGCCGAAGCTTCGCATCCTGATACTCCACTCGAAGATCACGGCGGCCCAGACCGAGAAGGAGATGCTCCGCTTCGAGGCGGGCGAATACGACCTGCTGCTTTCGACCTCCATCATCGAGTCGGGCATCCACCTGCCCAAGGTCAACACAATGATCGTCGACGGAGCCGACCGCTTCGGCATGGCCGACCTGCACCAGCTGCGCGGGCGCGTAGGACGGGGCAAAGTGGAGGGGTACTGCTATTTTCTGGTGGAGAACAAGGAGGCTTTGAGCGAGCAGGCGAAACGGCGGCTCATAGCTTTGGAATCCAACAGCTTCCTGGGCAGCGGGGCGGTACTGGCCTACCACGACCTGGAGATTCGCGGCGGCGGCAACCTGATCGGCGAGAGCCAGAGCGGCCACATCAAGCAGATCGGATACGCTCTCTATCTGAAGATGCTCGAAGACGCCATCCGTACATTAACTCACGAAGCGATGCCCAAGCGCCAAAGTGTGGAGGTCAAACTCTCGATCACCGCCTATATCTCCGACGAACTCGTTCCACACGATCGCGTGCGTCTGGAGCTTTACCGAAGGCTCAGCGGATGCAGCGAGCCGCACGACGTTATCGAGATCGAGAGCGAAATCGAGGACCGTTTCGGCAAACCCGACCTGCCGACGCGGCAGTTTCTCGACCTGGTTACCATCAAAGTCCTGGCGGCTCAAAAGGGTGTCGAACGGATCAGCAACTACAACGAAAACATCACGATACAGTATAATGACGAAAAAAAAGAGTATCTCAAGGCACGCAGCCGGGACGACGACGATCTGATCGCCACGGTGCTGGAATCGTTGAGGAAACAGTGA
- a CDS encoding S8 family serine peptidase, with product MIKKTLLFSLCAVFAVGGEYFYIHKGKRVELTPLPDGSVRLRGSAAPLAFKTAKGTEILIPNRLVVKIAPEASIDAILANTDVQILRKYRDGLYLLKTRSPKAALDVANALSLNPSVIYAQPDIMQRWRLR from the coding sequence ATGATCAAAAAAACTCTCCTGTTTTCTCTGTGTGCCGTTTTTGCGGTCGGCGGAGAATATTTCTATATCCATAAAGGAAAGCGGGTCGAACTGACGCCCCTGCCCGACGGATCGGTCCGTTTGCGCGGCAGCGCTGCGCCTCTTGCGTTCAAAACGGCGAAGGGTACCGAGATCCTGATACCGAACCGTCTGGTCGTCAAAATCGCGCCGGAGGCCTCGATCGATGCGATTTTGGCAAACACGGATGTGCAAATACTTCGAAAGTACCGCGACGGCCTTTATCTTTTGAAGACCCGTTCGCCCAAAGCGGCCCTGGATGTGGCCAACGCACTCTCTTTGAACCCTTCTGTCATCTACGCCCAGCCGGATATCATGCAGCGATGGAGACTACGATGA
- a CDS encoding SixA phosphatase family protein produces MKELFILRHAKSSWDDPELSDFDRPLNRRGKEDAPLMGEYLAGLGIHPDLIVASPAKRAKKTAKIVAEKLGYEEEKIVWDERIYEASAQALLYLVCQLPANAKKVMVVGHNPGLTMLANILGDIAIENIPTAGIVAITFDTSKWEEACRMKGHTILFEYPKKLKTKS; encoded by the coding sequence ATGAAAGAACTCTTCATCCTGCGCCATGCCAAATCGAGCTGGGACGATCCGGAATTGAGCGATTTCGATCGCCCCCTGAACAGACGGGGAAAGGAGGATGCGCCTTTGATGGGCGAATATCTGGCCGGACTCGGTATCCATCCCGATCTGATCGTCGCTTCGCCGGCCAAGCGGGCAAAGAAGACGGCGAAGATCGTGGCGGAAAAACTGGGTTACGAAGAAGAGAAGATTGTCTGGGATGAGCGTATTTACGAGGCATCTGCCCAGGCACTGCTCTATCTTGTCTGCCAGCTTCCGGCAAATGCGAAAAAGGTCATGGTCGTCGGTCACAATCCCGGCTTGACGATGCTGGCCAACATTCTGGGGGACATTGCGATAGAGAATATCCCGACGGCGGGTATCGTGGCCATCACGTTTGATACCTCCAAATGGGAAGAAGCGTGCCGGATGAAAGGGCATACGATTCTTTTCGAGTACCCTAAAAAACTAAAAACTAAAAGTTGA
- a CDS encoding S8 family peptidase, giving the protein MKRIALLAPVFSLLLLLDGCGGGGSSYSSDPSNDHPIVMPPPPTLSYDENPLYPQQWYFHYDASFYQKLNASYGINPDPDAHIHPLPTQKYTGKGVKVAIIDDALDVDHEDLFGAVKKTYNVETHSSDVRPFYDTQNHGTEVTGVIGARSNTLGLSGIAPDAEIYFIKLPFGANISASQIYEAFEKAKEWGVDVVNCSWGSGDVPQLVEEAIVDLAKNGRNGKGTVIVFAAGNEDEPIGNDEASIPEVLAVGATNINNLRTTYSNYGPELDLMAPGGEHIGITTLDQMDDAGMATLRANYLLYNDENAFGGTSAAAPIVTAVVALMLEANPDLTREEIMAILEESADKIGEKSYGNDGRNDYYGYGKINVEHAFDILP; this is encoded by the coding sequence ATGAAACGGATCGCTCTTTTGGCGCCGGTCTTCTCGCTTCTTCTGCTTTTGGACGGATGCGGCGGGGGCGGCTCTTCCTACAGTTCCGATCCGTCGAACGATCATCCGATCGTGATGCCTCCGCCCCCTACGCTCTCTTACGACGAAAACCCCCTCTACCCGCAGCAGTGGTATTTTCACTACGATGCCTCTTTCTACCAGAAACTGAACGCCTCCTATGGCATCAATCCCGACCCCGATGCACACATTCATCCGCTGCCGACACAGAAATACACGGGCAAAGGCGTGAAGGTCGCCATCATCGACGATGCACTCGATGTGGATCACGAAGATCTTTTCGGCGCGGTCAAAAAAACCTACAATGTCGAAACGCATAGCAGCGATGTGCGCCCATTCTACGATACCCAGAACCACGGCACCGAGGTGACGGGTGTCATAGGCGCCAGAAGCAACACGCTGGGGCTCAGCGGCATCGCACCGGATGCCGAAATCTATTTTATCAAGCTCCCATTCGGTGCGAACATCAGTGCGTCGCAGATCTACGAAGCTTTCGAGAAGGCGAAAGAGTGGGGTGTGGATGTGGTCAACTGCAGCTGGGGAAGCGGGGACGTGCCCCAACTGGTCGAAGAGGCCATCGTCGACCTGGCGAAAAACGGACGAAACGGGAAAGGCACCGTCATCGTCTTTGCCGCCGGCAACGAAGATGAACCGATCGGCAACGACGAGGCTTCCATTCCGGAAGTACTGGCGGTGGGTGCGACGAATATCAACAACCTTCGAACAACCTACAGCAACTACGGTCCCGAACTCGACCTGATGGCTCCGGGCGGGGAACATATCGGGATCACGACACTCGATCAGATGGATGATGCCGGCATGGCCACATTGCGCGCGAACTATCTTCTCTACAACGATGAAAACGCTTTTGGCGGAACGTCGGCCGCTGCACCGATCGTCACAGCCGTCGTCGCGCTGATGCTGGAAGCAAATCCCGATCTGACGCGGGAAGAGATCATGGCCATTCTGGAAGAGAGTGCGGACAAGATCGGCGAAAAATCTTACGGAAACGACGGCAGAAACGATTATTACGGATATGGAAAAATCAATGTCGAACATGCATTCGATATCCTTCCCTAG
- a CDS encoding M23 family metallopeptidase: MKNRFLVTITDTKTFRQYTLKQIVKGIGLAVIGGLVVTGAATWFYLEWLEDAYDEAKLRQKVLERQIGTLEHNISTLNRHIEVRQRELDRLGDRLSDLEVLVGQKPDTNFSTSTRLENVTLSAAQIALLFSIVPNGEPLPMEGVTSAFGWRRHPIRKSREFHPGIDLRAKRGNPVWTTADGVVEYSGYHKRSGYGNLVIVDHGFGFKTYYGHLKTRSVHKGDTLVKGDLIGLSGNTGLSTAPHLHYEIRFLTRPVNPYWFIRWKKERYRSIFRKVKQVPWESFIALVSHMAAQALPPSSHQQRP; encoded by the coding sequence GTGAAAAACAGATTCCTTGTCACGATCACCGATACGAAGACGTTCCGGCAGTACACGCTCAAACAGATCGTCAAAGGGATCGGACTGGCGGTGATCGGGGGTCTTGTCGTAACGGGGGCGGCGACATGGTTCTATCTCGAGTGGCTCGAAGACGCGTACGACGAAGCGAAACTCCGCCAGAAGGTCCTTGAAAGGCAGATCGGGACGCTGGAACACAATATTTCGACGCTCAATCGGCACATCGAGGTGCGTCAGCGCGAGCTCGATCGTCTCGGAGACCGGCTCAGCGACCTGGAGGTTCTGGTCGGTCAAAAGCCGGATACGAACTTTTCGACATCGACCCGGCTCGAAAACGTCACGCTCTCGGCCGCCCAGATCGCCCTGCTCTTTTCGATAGTACCCAACGGGGAGCCCCTGCCGATGGAGGGTGTGACAAGCGCTTTCGGATGGCGCAGGCATCCGATACGAAAGAGCCGTGAGTTTCATCCCGGCATCGATCTGCGGGCGAAACGGGGCAATCCGGTCTGGACGACGGCAGACGGGGTGGTCGAATATTCGGGATACCACAAGCGAAGCGGCTACGGCAATCTCGTCATCGTCGATCACGGTTTCGGTTTCAAGACCTATTACGGGCATCTGAAAACAAGGAGTGTCCACAAAGGAGACACACTCGTCAAGGGAGACCTCATCGGACTGAGCGGCAATACGGGGCTCAGCACGGCGCCCCATCTGCATTACGAAATACGTTTTTTGACACGGCCCGTCAACCCGTACTGGTTTATCCGATGGAAAAAAGAGAGATACCGCTCCATCTTCAGGAAAGTGAAACAGGTACCATGGGAATCTTTCATCGCACTGGTGAGTCATATGGCCGCACAGGCCCTACCACCGTCATCGCACCAGCAACGACCGTAA
- a CDS encoding 3-methyladenine DNA glycosylase, whose protein sequence is MTSSYELLEALHAQNLPVQERDPWWWPSSGTYEVVIGAVLTQNTKWQKVEAALQNLRALDALSIEGLARLDEALLREAIKPAGFYNTKAKRLKLLNQAIGDKFGDFETFQVEVDRHWLLGKKGIGEETADAILNYACYREAMVVDAYTAALLRALEYEFEDYRGIQAWLIEGLKDYDIKVRALFPTQPRAQIYALFHGMIVEYCKRYKKGKRVDIAPLQR, encoded by the coding sequence ATGACAAGCAGTTACGAGCTTCTTGAAGCGTTGCACGCGCAAAATTTACCGGTGCAGGAGAGAGATCCATGGTGGTGGCCAAGCAGCGGCACCTACGAAGTGGTCATCGGGGCCGTGCTGACGCAGAACACGAAATGGCAGAAGGTGGAAGCGGCGCTACAGAACCTTCGCGCACTCGATGCTCTTTCTATCGAAGGTTTGGCGAGGCTCGATGAAGCGCTTTTGCGGGAAGCGATCAAACCCGCCGGTTTCTACAACACCAAGGCCAAACGCCTCAAACTGCTCAATCAGGCCATCGGCGACAAATTCGGAGATTTTGAAACGTTTCAGGTCGAGGTGGACCGTCATTGGCTTCTTGGCAAAAAGGGGATCGGCGAAGAGACGGCGGATGCCATTTTGAACTACGCCTGCTATCGGGAAGCGATGGTCGTGGATGCCTATACCGCCGCCTTGCTGAGGGCCTTGGAATACGAGTTCGAAGATTACAGAGGCATCCAGGCGTGGCTGATCGAAGGACTCAAAGATTACGATATCAAAGTGAGGGCACTCTTTCCGACGCAGCCAAGGGCGCAGATCTACGCCCTTTTTCATGGCATGATCGTGGAGTACTGCAAACGGTACAAGAAAGGAAAGCGGGTCGATATCGCTCCCTTGCAAAGATAA
- a CDS encoding TIGR00282 family metallophosphoesterase encodes MKIGFIGDIVGRPGRQMVKRFVSKLRESEGLDFVVANYENASHGFGLTEKNAKELFAAGIDVMTGGNHTWDKKEIRGLLESLPLLRPVNYPDGVPGRGVRIFEIGGEKLAVVNVMGHFAMPMVDNPFIAANRIVDVLVFEGVRYIFIDMHAEATSEKRALLMMLRERVSAIVGTHTHVGSDDLVIDCGCAYVTDIGLTGCRDNVIGMDAKVPIERFLTGLPGRFEVPDKCRTILQMIVATFENGRAVDAYKIRCYDDGEIQVSLKARKEE; translated from the coding sequence ATGAAAATAGGTTTCATCGGCGACATCGTCGGGCGGCCGGGACGGCAGATGGTGAAACGCTTCGTATCGAAACTTCGTGAGAGCGAGGGGCTCGATTTTGTCGTGGCCAACTACGAAAACGCCAGCCACGGCTTCGGGCTGACGGAAAAAAACGCCAAAGAGCTTTTTGCGGCTGGCATCGACGTGATGACGGGGGGCAACCATACCTGGGACAAAAAAGAGATCAGAGGATTGCTCGAATCGCTCCCGCTTCTTCGCCCCGTCAACTATCCGGACGGGGTTCCCGGACGGGGTGTCAGGATCTTTGAAATCGGCGGGGAAAAGCTCGCCGTGGTCAATGTGATGGGCCATTTCGCCATGCCGATGGTGGACAACCCCTTTATCGCGGCCAACAGAATCGTAGATGTTCTCGTCTTTGAAGGTGTCCGATATATTTTCATCGACATGCATGCGGAAGCAACCAGCGAAAAGAGGGCGCTTCTAATGATGCTTCGCGAGAGGGTGAGTGCCATCGTCGGGACCCATACGCATGTAGGCAGCGATGACCTGGTAATCGATTGCGGCTGCGCCTATGTGACCGACATCGGCCTGACCGGATGCCGGGACAATGTGATCGGCATGGACGCGAAAGTGCCGATCGAGCGTTTCTTGACGGGGCTTCCGGGACGGTTCGAGGTTCCCGACAAGTGCCGTACGATTTTGCAAATGATCGTGGCGACGTTCGAAAACGGGCGGGCGGTTGACGCCTATAAAATCCGGTGTTACGACGATGGGGAGATACAAGTCTCTTTGAAGGCTAGAAAAGAGGAATGA
- a CDS encoding bifunctional folylpolyglutamate synthase/dihydrofolate synthase, translating to MEQNLSDFLATKPLYYDRIDLARMPGAFREVESHLRLGTVVHLVGTNAKGSTGRMLATMLRQKGAHVGHYSSPHIVKFNERIWIDGKDADDATLQRAHRKLMKWLAPERAETLSYFEYTTLLALVAFESLEFIVLEAGLGGEFDATSVVPNSLTVVTPVGIDHQAFLGETIEEIAATKIRSVQKRLLLAPQTDPLVCRVAEEIASKKGVALFRARTLCNATCRHEIKKVAKKCGWPDFYRENAMTAAAAYTLLTRDPVPWEALAAVRMRGRFERIAPNVVLDVGHNLLGARRVAEALDGKKVVLVYNALSDKDAEAILKTLKPVVKRLEIIAIESDRAMAPEKLAEAASHAGLDVSRFRGVTPTENYLVFGSFLVAEAFLKRFEV from the coding sequence ATGGAACAGAATCTTTCCGATTTTCTCGCGACGAAACCTCTCTACTACGACCGGATCGATCTGGCACGCATGCCCGGCGCCTTCAGGGAGGTCGAGTCCCATCTGCGGCTCGGAACCGTCGTGCATCTGGTAGGAACCAACGCGAAAGGGAGCACGGGCCGGATGTTGGCGACGATGCTGCGGCAAAAAGGGGCGCACGTCGGCCACTACAGCTCTCCCCATATTGTGAAATTCAACGAGCGTATCTGGATCGACGGGAAAGATGCGGACGATGCGACACTGCAGCGCGCTCACCGGAAACTGATGAAATGGCTCGCCCCGGAAAGAGCCGAAACGCTGAGCTACTTCGAGTATACCACTCTGCTGGCTCTTGTCGCCTTTGAATCGCTGGAGTTTATCGTTCTTGAAGCGGGACTCGGCGGGGAGTTCGACGCCACAAGCGTGGTTCCGAACTCGCTGACGGTGGTGACGCCGGTAGGCATCGACCATCAGGCCTTTCTCGGAGAGACGATCGAAGAGATCGCCGCCACGAAGATCCGAAGCGTTCAAAAGCGGCTTCTTCTGGCCCCTCAGACCGATCCGCTCGTCTGCAGAGTCGCGGAAGAGATCGCTTCCAAAAAAGGGGTGGCGCTTTTTCGTGCCCGAACGCTTTGTAACGCGACCTGCCGCCACGAGATCAAGAAAGTGGCCAAAAAGTGCGGATGGCCCGACTTTTACCGTGAAAACGCGATGACGGCCGCCGCCGCATACACCCTGCTAACAAGAGATCCGGTTCCCTGGGAGGCGCTGGCGGCGGTGCGTATGAGGGGACGGTTCGAACGGATTGCCCCCAATGTCGTGCTCGATGTGGGGCACAACCTGCTCGGTGCCCGGCGTGTCGCCGAAGCCCTTGACGGGAAGAAGGTGGTTTTGGTATACAATGCCCTGAGCGACAAAGATGCCGAAGCGATACTGAAGACTCTAAAGCCTGTCGTCAAACGTCTGGAGATCATCGCTATCGAAAGCGATCGCGCCATGGCGCCTGAGAAGCTCGCCGAAGCCGCGTCACATGCCGGTCTTGATGTTAGCAGATTCCGGGGTGTGACACCCACGGAGAATTATCTGGTATTCGGGTCGTTCCTCGTGGCCGAGGCATTCTTGAAAAGATTTGAAGTCTAA
- a CDS encoding bactofilin family protein: MGIFHRTGESYGRTGPTTVIAPATTVTGDIRSAGGVHVDGEVLGNVEAKSYVIVAKGAVIHGEVHAAEVYLGGTVIGDIWALEVDQSDTGVCRGSIEAFKINKDTATQ, translated from the coding sequence ATGGGAATCTTTCATCGCACTGGTGAGTCATATGGCCGCACAGGCCCTACCACCGTCATCGCACCAGCAACGACCGTAACAGGAGATATCCGCAGCGCCGGAGGGGTCCATGTCGATGGCGAGGTGCTGGGAAATGTCGAAGCCAAAAGCTATGTCATCGTCGCCAAAGGGGCCGTGATTCACGGTGAAGTGCACGCGGCGGAGGTCTATCTGGGCGGCACCGTTATCGGCGACATCTGGGCTCTTGAGGTGGATCAGAGTGATACCGGCGTCTGTCGCGGCAGCATCGAAGCGTTCAAAATCAACAAGGATACGGCAACCCAATGA